Proteins found in one Leptospira wolbachii serovar Codice str. CDC genomic segment:
- a CDS encoding IS481 family transposase: TKLSVWWLSLGIKLDRIQPGKPYQNGAHERMHRDMARELQHEIVGNITLFQKLFDKWRIEFNRERPHEALNMKTPEQIYVKSEKLFDPNAELLIAYPFGFKQRHVNDRGYINYNGNLIMIGNPFNGFNVGIKKEFDSVSIWFGNNKLGNLDQNLFLINPDSNSYKVHKPRKVTKKYYPSPDA; the protein is encoded by the coding sequence CACTAAACTCTCTGTTTGGTGGCTCTCTCTAGGTATCAAGCTCGATCGCATTCAACCAGGTAAACCTTACCAAAATGGCGCTCATGAAAGAATGCATAGAGACATGGCTCGAGAACTACAACATGAAATCGTTGGTAACATCACTCTCTTCCAAAAACTCTTCGATAAATGGAGAATTGAATTCAATAGAGAAAGACCACACGAAGCTCTTAACATGAAAACTCCAGAACAAATCTATGTTAAATCGGAAAAACTTTTTGATCCGAACGCTGAACTTCTAATCGCCTATCCGTTTGGATTCAAGCAAAGACATGTTAACGATCGCGGTTACATCAATTACAATGGAAATCTCATCATGATCGGAAATCCTTTTAACGGGTTTAATGTCGGTATTAAAAAAGAATTCGATTCCGTTTCTATTTGGTTCGGAAATAATAAGTTAGGTAATCTCGATCAAAATTTATTCTTGATTAATCCTGATTCCAATTCATATAAAGTTCATAAACCAAGGAAGGTTACTAAAAAGTACTACCCTTCTCCTGACGCATGA